One Phaseolus vulgaris cultivar G19833 chromosome 4, P. vulgaris v2.0, whole genome shotgun sequence DNA window includes the following coding sequences:
- the LOC137837989 gene encoding LEAF RUST 10 DISEASE-RESISTANCEUS RECEPTOR-LIKE PROTEIN KINASE-like 1.2 isoform X1, giving the protein MPHPPVPPPSSLISTLLFFSLLLPTYVSSDAEGYTACEPFSCGKFNDISYPFWSKDQQEYCGHPKFKLDCQQDNVTIDIMSQTFQVIDMNQTSKVLEIARLDLWADPCTNDYVNVKLDPGFFRYTSNDDEYTLLYDCGSLGYTSGSVNIGEAIAFNCPVEGGLRDAYFVLSTEVVNLLSLGCKNSITVSALREAVKGDSLVGNVLQKGFEVEWSGVNENQCDGCSRSGGRCGHNASMDAFICLCLNHQPDDDSCNKILARSPAATPRVTPAKSQLPPYSQIIPKQSPESPHAPSTQNVGRKIAIGVGSAAAGALIVGICVYLFIRRRKNSYVMSYIQSRSLSSDPSSKDTEKGSQSYTQSIIPGVHLFSYEELEVATNYFDSTKELGEGGFGTVYFGKLRDGRSVAVKRLYENNYRIVAQFMNEIKILTRIDHPNLVKLFGCTSRHSRELLLVYEYISNGTVADHLHGHLSKPGTLPWHIRMNIAVETASALKFLHLKGIIHRDVKTNNILLESNFCVKVADFGLSRLFPHQATHVSTAPQGTPGYVDPEYHECYQLTNKSDVYSFGVVLVELISSLPAVDITRHRHEINLANMAINKIHNQTLQELVDRNLGFESDFKVRKMISGVAELAFQCLQSSKDMRPSMEEVVETLKDIQSDGKNRSQPEVMDISSTSDDVVLLKDDPPPPSPDSKAVSNTTTPNTSC; this is encoded by the exons ATGCCTCATCCTCCTGTTCCACCTCCTTCTTCCCTCATCAGCACCCTTTTATTCTTCTCACTCTTGCTCCCAACATATGTGTCTAGTGATGCTGAAGGGTACACAGCATGTGAACCTTTTAGCTGTGGGAAATTCAACGATATTAGCTACCCATTTTGGAGTAAGGACCAGCAGGAGTATTGTGGGCATCCAAAGTTCAAGCTTGATTGCCAACAAGACAACGTGACAATTGACATCATGTCACAGACATTCCAAGTCATTGACATGAATCAAACATCTAAGGTTTTGGAGATTGCAAGGTTGGATTTATGGGCTGACCCTTGTACTAATGATTATGTCAATGTGAAGTTGGATCCTGGTTTCTTTAGGTACACTTCTAATGATGATGAGTACACTTTGCTATATGACTGCGGTTCTCTTGGATATACGTCTGGTAGTGTGAATATCGGAGAAGCAATAGCATTTAATTGCCCCGTAGAGGGTGGTCTTCGAGATGCATACTTTGTGTTGAGTACTGAAGTGGTTAATTTATTGAGTCTGGGGTGCAAGAATAGCATCACTGTTTCTGCTCTAAGAGAGGCTGTGAAGGGTGATTCGCTTGTGGGAAATGTTCTGCAAAAAGGATTTGAGGTTGAATGGAGTGGTGTGAATGAAAATCAATGTGATGGTTGCTCAAGATCTGGTGGGAGATGTGGACACAATGCATCTATGGATGCATTTATTTGTCTCTGCCTTAATCATCAACCTGATGATGATTCTTGTAACAAAATCCTAGCAAGGTCTCCAGCAGCAACACCTAGAGTAACACCAGCAAAGTCACAGTTACCCCCTTACTCTCAAATTATTCCAAAACAGTCTCCAGAGTCTCCACATGCTCCGA GCACTCAGAACGTGGGAAGGAAAATCGCTATAG GTGTTGGTTCAGCTGCAGCGGGAGCACTTATAGTGGGCATTTGCGTCTATCTTTTTATTCGTAGAAGGAAGAATAGTTATGTAATGTCATATATACAATCTCGGAGCCTCTCTTCTGATCCATCTTCAAAGGACACTGAGAAGGGAAGTCAAAGCTACACTCAAAGCATTATACCTGGAGTTCACCTCTTCTCCTATGAAGAACTAGAAGTGGCCACGAATTACTTTGACTCAACTAAGGAACTAGGAGAAGGTGGCTTTGGGACAGTGTATTTTG GCAAACTGCGAGATGGGCGTTCTGTTGCAGTGAAGAGGTTGTATGAGAACAACTACAGGATAGTTGCACAGTTcatgaatgaaattaaaatcCTCACTCGCATAGATCATCCAAATCTTGTGAAGTTATTCGGATGCACCTCTCGCCACAGTCGTGAACTTCTGCTTGTGTATGAGTACATTTCTAATGGAACTGTTGCAGATCATCTTCATGGTCATCTATCTAAACCTGGAACACTCCCTTGGCATATTAGAATGAATATAGCTGTGGAGACTGCAAGTGCACTGAAGTTTCTTCATCTCAAAGGTATCATCCACAGAGATGTTAAAACCAACAACATTCTACTTGAAAGTAACTTCTGTGTGAAAGTGGCAGATTTTGGACTCTCGCGTCTTTTCCCACACCAAGCCACCCATGTTTCAACAGCTCCACAAGGGACTCCAGGTTATGTGGATCCAGAGTACCACGAGTGTTACCAGCTTACCAACAAAAGTGATGTGTATAGCTTTGGAGTGGTGCTGGTTGAGCTGATATCATCACTGCCTGCTGTTGACATCACAAGGCATAGACATGAAATCAATTTGGCCAACATGGCCATTAACAAGATTCACAATCAGACACTGCAAGAGCTTGTGGACCGAAACCTTGGTTTTGAATCAGATTTCAAGGTGAGGAAAATGATAAGTGGTGTGGCTGAGTTAGCATTTCAGTGCTTGCAGAGTTCCAAAGACATGAGACCTTCTATGGAAGAAGTGGTGGAGACTCTCAAGGATATTCAGAGTGATGGCAAAAACAGAAGTCAGCCTGAGGTAATGGATATCTCAAGCACTTCTGATGATGTTGTGTTGCTGAAGGATGACCCTCCTCCACCATCACCTGATTCTAAAGCCGTGAGCAACACAACAACACCAAATACTTCTTGCTga
- the LOC137837989 gene encoding LEAF RUST 10 DISEASE-RESISTANCEUS RECEPTOR-LIKE PROTEIN KINASE-like 1.2 isoform X2: MRRTTIMNEIHTTLTLSFFLFIAFPYSHSQSPPPPPPCAPQSYMCSINVSATAILDPFWEESPASQCKGAHPSSQLICYDPYEYDRYEHQNLTVKDIDHTTHTMTLVPTDTVKDVCSPEFLKNYENLNSTLLQYYASVHNVTVFFHGCPLDIPKFPSKRKWTCGEDGVYYFEEAYKEDEMLEKYPLLKQCKRSLRLPSAAPLNHYDDSDDGAGVLQQALNDGFEVYYDVPQHCTRCNESNCGMDGYDGHVVSCEYYCPDQHCSPKRSTQNVGRKIAIGVGSAAAGALIVGICVYLFIRRRKNSYVMSYIQSRSLSSDPSSKDTEKGSQSYTQSIIPGVHLFSYEELEVATNYFDSTKELGEGGFGTVYFGKLRDGRSVAVKRLYENNYRIVAQFMNEIKILTRIDHPNLVKLFGCTSRHSRELLLVYEYISNGTVADHLHGHLSKPGTLPWHIRMNIAVETASALKFLHLKGIIHRDVKTNNILLESNFCVKVADFGLSRLFPHQATHVSTAPQGTPGYVDPEYHECYQLTNKSDVYSFGVVLVELISSLPAVDITRHRHEINLANMAINKIHNQTLQELVDRNLGFESDFKVRKMISGVAELAFQCLQSSKDMRPSMEEVVETLKDIQSDGKNRSQPEVMDISSTSDDVVLLKDDPPPPSPDSKAVSNTTTPNTSC; this comes from the exons ATGAGAAGAACTACGATAATGAATGAGATCCACACCACACTCAccctctctttcttcctcttcatcgcTTTCCCATACTCCCACTCTCAATCACCGCCACCGCCACCGCCTTGTGCTCCACAGTCATACATGTGCAGCATAAACGTTTCCGCCACCGCCATCCTGGATCCTTTCTGGGAAGAGAGTCCAGCGTCTCAATGTAAAGGCGCCCACCCATCATCCCAGCTCATCTGCTATGATCCTTATGAATATGATCGTTATGAACATCAAAATTTGACGGTGAAGGATATCGACCACACCACTCACACCATGACACTGGTACCAACAGACACTGTCAAAGATGTTTGTTCTCCTGAATTTTTGAAGAATTACGAGAACTTGAACAGCACTCTGTTACAGTATTACGCTTCAGTGCACAACGTCACCGTATTCTTCCATGGTTGTCCTCTTGACATCCCGAAATTCCCTTCAAAACGCAAATGGACGTGCGGGGAGGATGGTGTGTATTATTTTGAGGAGGCATACAAGGAGGATGAGATGCTCGAGAAATACCCACTGCTTAAGCAGTGCAAGAGAAGTTTGAGGTTGCCCAGTGCGGCTCCTCTGAATCATTATGATGATAGTGATGATGGAGCTGGAGTTCTGCAACAAGCTTTGAATGATGGGTTTGAGGTCTACTATGATGTTCCTCAACATTGCACAAGATGCAACGAAAGTAACTGCGGGATGGATGGTTACGATGGACATGTAGTTTCATGCGAATACTATTGCCCAGATCAACACTGTTCTCCCAAAAGAA GCACTCAGAACGTGGGAAGGAAAATCGCTATAG GTGTTGGTTCAGCTGCAGCGGGAGCACTTATAGTGGGCATTTGCGTCTATCTTTTTATTCGTAGAAGGAAGAATAGTTATGTAATGTCATATATACAATCTCGGAGCCTCTCTTCTGATCCATCTTCAAAGGACACTGAGAAGGGAAGTCAAAGCTACACTCAAAGCATTATACCTGGAGTTCACCTCTTCTCCTATGAAGAACTAGAAGTGGCCACGAATTACTTTGACTCAACTAAGGAACTAGGAGAAGGTGGCTTTGGGACAGTGTATTTTG GCAAACTGCGAGATGGGCGTTCTGTTGCAGTGAAGAGGTTGTATGAGAACAACTACAGGATAGTTGCACAGTTcatgaatgaaattaaaatcCTCACTCGCATAGATCATCCAAATCTTGTGAAGTTATTCGGATGCACCTCTCGCCACAGTCGTGAACTTCTGCTTGTGTATGAGTACATTTCTAATGGAACTGTTGCAGATCATCTTCATGGTCATCTATCTAAACCTGGAACACTCCCTTGGCATATTAGAATGAATATAGCTGTGGAGACTGCAAGTGCACTGAAGTTTCTTCATCTCAAAGGTATCATCCACAGAGATGTTAAAACCAACAACATTCTACTTGAAAGTAACTTCTGTGTGAAAGTGGCAGATTTTGGACTCTCGCGTCTTTTCCCACACCAAGCCACCCATGTTTCAACAGCTCCACAAGGGACTCCAGGTTATGTGGATCCAGAGTACCACGAGTGTTACCAGCTTACCAACAAAAGTGATGTGTATAGCTTTGGAGTGGTGCTGGTTGAGCTGATATCATCACTGCCTGCTGTTGACATCACAAGGCATAGACATGAAATCAATTTGGCCAACATGGCCATTAACAAGATTCACAATCAGACACTGCAAGAGCTTGTGGACCGAAACCTTGGTTTTGAATCAGATTTCAAGGTGAGGAAAATGATAAGTGGTGTGGCTGAGTTAGCATTTCAGTGCTTGCAGAGTTCCAAAGACATGAGACCTTCTATGGAAGAAGTGGTGGAGACTCTCAAGGATATTCAGAGTGATGGCAAAAACAGAAGTCAGCCTGAGGTAATGGATATCTCAAGCACTTCTGATGATGTTGTGTTGCTGAAGGATGACCCTCCTCCACCATCACCTGATTCTAAAGCCGTGAGCAACACAACAACACCAAATACTTCTTGCTga
- the LOC137837989 gene encoding LEAF RUST 10 DISEASE-RESISTANCEUS RECEPTOR-LIKE PROTEIN KINASE-like 1.2 isoform X3, whose protein sequence is MILPISFHYIKPQLCIITTIFFLATTVLSSNPKFKACTPKSCGNGPSIKYPFWIPYEQESFCGYPHFEITCVDKNPILRTSTHDFLVKNISYSNSSFSVANIAAYEENCPVPLYNYSFDQTPFTYSSDNWNLSFFYNCTTEPVDYPTYKVDCAKNASHYSFAVFHKEALEHKNYSLNECQFMVNAPFNTNDAVNFTSLLRMNYIEILKMGFLLNWTAPDCQYCEKSGGRCGFDGKQFLCFCKDKSYLKTCGSGTQNVGRKIAIGVGSAAAGALIVGICVYLFIRRRKNSYVMSYIQSRSLSSDPSSKDTEKGSQSYTQSIIPGVHLFSYEELEVATNYFDSTKELGEGGFGTVYFGKLRDGRSVAVKRLYENNYRIVAQFMNEIKILTRIDHPNLVKLFGCTSRHSRELLLVYEYISNGTVADHLHGHLSKPGTLPWHIRMNIAVETASALKFLHLKGIIHRDVKTNNILLESNFCVKVADFGLSRLFPHQATHVSTAPQGTPGYVDPEYHECYQLTNKSDVYSFGVVLVELISSLPAVDITRHRHEINLANMAINKIHNQTLQELVDRNLGFESDFKVRKMISGVAELAFQCLQSSKDMRPSMEEVVETLKDIQSDGKNRSQPEVMDISSTSDDVVLLKDDPPPPSPDSKAVSNTTTPNTSC, encoded by the exons ATGATCCTTCCAATCTCCTTCCATTACATTAAGCCTCAACTATGTATTATTACCACAATTTTCTTCTTGGCTACCACTGTTCTATCTTCCAATCCAAAATTTAAGGCCTGCACTCCTAAAAGTTGTGGAAATGGCCCATCCATTAAGTATCCTTTCTGGATTCCTTATGAACAAGAGTCATTTTGTGGCTATCCCCACTTTGAGATCACTTGCGTGGACAAGAATCCAATTCTCAGAACTTCTACTCACGATTTTCTAGTAAAAAATATCTCTTATTCTAACTCCTCATTTTCTGTGGCCAACATAGCTGCCTATGAGGAGAATTGTCCTGTTCCCTTATATAATTACAGCTTTGATCAAACTCCATTTACCTATAGTTCAGACAATTGGAATCTCTCTTTCTTCTACAATTGTACCACAGAACCCGTAGATTACCCCACTTACAAAGTGGATTGTGCTAAAAATGCTTCACATTATTCTTTTGCGGTTTTTCATAAGGAGGCACTAGAGCACAAAAACTATTCCTTGAACGAGTGTCAGTTTATGGTTAATGCGCCATTCAACACGAACGATGCTGTTAATTTCACTAGCTTATTGAGAATGAATTACATTGAGATTTTGAAGATGGGGTTTCTTTTAAATTGGACGGCGCCTGATTGCCAATATTGTGAAAAAAGTGGTGGACGTTGTGGATTTGATGGCAAACAGTTTCTCTGCTTCTGCAAGGATAAGTCCTACTTAAAAACTTGTGGTAGTG GCACTCAGAACGTGGGAAGGAAAATCGCTATAG GTGTTGGTTCAGCTGCAGCGGGAGCACTTATAGTGGGCATTTGCGTCTATCTTTTTATTCGTAGAAGGAAGAATAGTTATGTAATGTCATATATACAATCTCGGAGCCTCTCTTCTGATCCATCTTCAAAGGACACTGAGAAGGGAAGTCAAAGCTACACTCAAAGCATTATACCTGGAGTTCACCTCTTCTCCTATGAAGAACTAGAAGTGGCCACGAATTACTTTGACTCAACTAAGGAACTAGGAGAAGGTGGCTTTGGGACAGTGTATTTTG GCAAACTGCGAGATGGGCGTTCTGTTGCAGTGAAGAGGTTGTATGAGAACAACTACAGGATAGTTGCACAGTTcatgaatgaaattaaaatcCTCACTCGCATAGATCATCCAAATCTTGTGAAGTTATTCGGATGCACCTCTCGCCACAGTCGTGAACTTCTGCTTGTGTATGAGTACATTTCTAATGGAACTGTTGCAGATCATCTTCATGGTCATCTATCTAAACCTGGAACACTCCCTTGGCATATTAGAATGAATATAGCTGTGGAGACTGCAAGTGCACTGAAGTTTCTTCATCTCAAAGGTATCATCCACAGAGATGTTAAAACCAACAACATTCTACTTGAAAGTAACTTCTGTGTGAAAGTGGCAGATTTTGGACTCTCGCGTCTTTTCCCACACCAAGCCACCCATGTTTCAACAGCTCCACAAGGGACTCCAGGTTATGTGGATCCAGAGTACCACGAGTGTTACCAGCTTACCAACAAAAGTGATGTGTATAGCTTTGGAGTGGTGCTGGTTGAGCTGATATCATCACTGCCTGCTGTTGACATCACAAGGCATAGACATGAAATCAATTTGGCCAACATGGCCATTAACAAGATTCACAATCAGACACTGCAAGAGCTTGTGGACCGAAACCTTGGTTTTGAATCAGATTTCAAGGTGAGGAAAATGATAAGTGGTGTGGCTGAGTTAGCATTTCAGTGCTTGCAGAGTTCCAAAGACATGAGACCTTCTATGGAAGAAGTGGTGGAGACTCTCAAGGATATTCAGAGTGATGGCAAAAACAGAAGTCAGCCTGAGGTAATGGATATCTCAAGCACTTCTGATGATGTTGTGTTGCTGAAGGATGACCCTCCTCCACCATCACCTGATTCTAAAGCCGTGAGCAACACAACAACACCAAATACTTCTTGCTga